Proteins encoded by one window of Pseudomonas sp. PSKL.D1:
- the hemE gene encoding uroporphyrinogen decarboxylase gives MTALKNDRFLRALLKQPVDVTPVWMMRQAGRYLPEYRASRAKAGDFMSLCMNPQFACEVTLQPLERYPLDAAILFSDILTIPDAMGQGLYFETGEGPRFKKVVSTLADIEALPIPDPQKDLGYVMDAVSTIRRELNGRVPLIGFSGSPWTLATYMVEGGSSKDFRKTKAMAYDNPEALHLLLDKLAQSVTSYLNGQILAGAQAVQIFDTWGGNLSAAAYQEFSLSYMRKIVSGLIREHEGRKVPVILFTKNGGLWLESIAEAGADALGLDWTCEIGDARRRVGDKVALQGNMDPTVLYAKPEAIRKEVARILASYGKGSGHVFNLGHGITPEVDPEHAGVFINAVHELSAQYHA, from the coding sequence ATGACTGCCTTGAAGAATGACCGTTTCCTGCGTGCTCTGCTAAAGCAACCCGTAGACGTCACCCCAGTGTGGATGATGCGCCAAGCCGGCCGTTATCTGCCTGAGTACCGCGCCAGCCGCGCCAAGGCCGGCGACTTCATGAGCCTGTGCATGAATCCGCAGTTCGCCTGCGAGGTTACCCTTCAGCCGCTGGAGCGCTACCCACTGGATGCGGCGATCCTGTTCTCGGACATCCTCACCATTCCCGACGCCATGGGCCAGGGCCTGTACTTCGAAACCGGTGAAGGCCCGCGTTTCAAGAAAGTTGTCAGCACGTTGGCCGACATCGAGGCGCTGCCGATCCCTGATCCGCAAAAAGACCTCGGCTATGTGATGGACGCCGTCAGCACCATCCGCCGCGAGCTGAACGGCCGTGTACCGTTGATCGGCTTCTCCGGCAGCCCGTGGACGCTGGCCACCTACATGGTGGAGGGCGGCTCGTCGAAGGACTTCCGCAAAACCAAGGCGATGGCCTACGACAACCCCGAGGCCTTGCACTTGCTGCTGGACAAGCTGGCCCAGTCGGTCACCAGCTACCTGAACGGCCAGATCCTTGCCGGTGCCCAGGCTGTGCAGATCTTCGACACTTGGGGTGGCAACTTGTCTGCTGCTGCCTACCAGGAGTTCTCCCTGTCCTACATGCGCAAGATCGTAAGCGGCCTGATTCGTGAGCATGAAGGGCGCAAGGTACCGGTGATCCTGTTCACCAAGAATGGTGGGCTGTGGCTGGAAAGCATTGCCGAAGCTGGCGCCGATGCGCTGGGCCTGGACTGGACCTGCGAAATCGGTGATGCCCGCCGCCGTGTGGGTGACAAAGTGGCTCTGCAAGGCAACATGGACCCGACGGTGCTGTACGCCAAGCCAGAGGCCATCCGCAAGGAAGTGGCGCGTATTCTGGCCAGCTATGGCAAAGGTTCTGGCCACGTGTTCAACCTTGGCCATGGCATTACACCGGAAGTCGACCCGGAGCATGCTGGCGTGTTCATCAACGCTGTGCACGAACTGTCGGCGCAGTACCACGCGTAA